The following are encoded in a window of Fischerella sp. PCC 9605 genomic DNA:
- a CDS encoding DUF2949 domain-containing protein — MRVNCHSDIKFIDFLQNELALSRGDIAVALRKRELDNDPLPMLLWQYGLVDIEQLERIFDWLEDQT, encoded by the coding sequence ATGAGAGTGAACTGTCACAGTGATATAAAATTCATCGATTTTTTGCAGAATGAACTTGCACTTTCAAGAGGGGATATCGCTGTGGCTCTGCGAAAAAGAGAGTTAGATAACGATCCATTACCCATGCTTCTTTGGCAATATGGTTTAGTTGACATAGAGCAGCTGGAACGAATTTTTGATTGGTTAGAAGACCAAACCTAA
- a CDS encoding Asr1405/Asl0597 family protein, with the protein MHSSNTLGDRYIVQIPLSDRWQVYHRLQELMIPCSCLPDGSLRVQINSGLAAILVRSTVKQFMASRQELIDWLEECWQL; encoded by the coding sequence ATGCACAGTTCTAACACTTTAGGCGATCGCTATATTGTCCAGATTCCTTTGAGCGATCGCTGGCAAGTCTATCATCGCTTGCAAGAATTAATGATTCCTTGTTCGTGTCTTCCTGATGGTTCATTGCGGGTACAAATAAATAGCGGTCTTGCTGCAATTCTCGTTCGCAGTACCGTTAAGCAATTTATGGCTTCTCGTCAAGAATTAATCGATTGGCTAGAGGAATGCTGGCAGCTTTAA
- the cysE gene encoding serine O-acetyltransferase: MQQTLDPIRNSKTAKTSASANTDQNKTLASGVFLEPLLSDFRIIFERDPAARNWLEVLFCYPGFHALCLHRLAHWLHHHKVFFIPRLISHFGRFLTGIEIHPGAEIGKGVFIDHGMGVVIGETAMVGDYSLIYQGVTLGGTGKETGKRHPTLGKNVVVGAGAKVLGNISIGDRVRIGAGSVVLRNVPSDCTVVGIPGRNISRKRDECLSPLEHGKLPDVEATAIRSLLERIEQLEQKLNSQESRVKSQ; the protein is encoded by the coding sequence ATGCAACAAACCTTAGACCCGATCCGAAATTCCAAGACTGCAAAAACGTCGGCTAGTGCAAATACCGACCAAAATAAAACTCTGGCTTCTGGAGTTTTTTTGGAACCTCTGTTAAGTGATTTTCGCATCATTTTTGAGCGCGATCCGGCAGCAAGAAATTGGTTAGAGGTGCTGTTTTGCTATCCTGGGTTTCACGCGCTTTGTTTGCATCGTCTCGCCCACTGGTTGCACCATCACAAGGTGTTTTTTATCCCCCGCTTAATTTCTCACTTCGGGCGGTTTTTGACGGGGATTGAAATTCACCCAGGTGCAGAAATTGGTAAAGGGGTGTTTATCGACCACGGTATGGGAGTTGTGATTGGTGAAACAGCCATGGTCGGGGATTACAGCTTGATTTACCAAGGCGTCACCCTTGGCGGAACTGGCAAAGAAACTGGTAAACGCCATCCCACCTTGGGCAAAAACGTTGTTGTAGGAGCAGGTGCGAAAGTCTTGGGTAATATTTCCATTGGCGATCGCGTCCGCATTGGTGCAGGTTCAGTTGTGCTGCGGAATGTCCCCTCGGATTGCACTGTGGTAGGAATTCCCGGACGGAATATTTCTCGCAAACGGGATGAGTGTCTCTCTCCTCTTGAACATGGCAAGCTTCCTGATGTAGAAGCAACTGCGATCCGCTCTTTGCTAGAACGCATCGAGCAACTCGAACAAAAACTAAATAGTCAAGAGTCCAGAGTCAAGAGTCAATAG
- a CDS encoding four-helix bundle copper-binding protein, with translation MAIQQLTLNQVNQQMQECIQNCLDCHSICLNTVTYCLQKGGNHAEQSHIRLLLDCAEICETSANFMLRTSELHARTCGTCAEICSRCAEDCDRFGDDAQMKACADMCRRCAESCQRMAMATA, from the coding sequence ATGGCAATACAACAACTTACCTTGAACCAAGTTAATCAGCAGATGCAGGAGTGCATTCAAAACTGCTTAGACTGCCACAGCATCTGCTTGAATACCGTGACATACTGCTTACAAAAAGGCGGTAATCACGCAGAACAATCTCACATTCGGCTATTGCTCGACTGCGCTGAAATTTGTGAAACCAGCGCTAATTTTATGCTTCGGACTTCTGAATTGCACGCTCGTACCTGTGGTACTTGCGCGGAAATTTGCTCTCGCTGTGCGGAAGATTGCGATCGCTTCGGCGATGATGCTCAAATGAAAGCTTGTGCTGATATGTGTCGTCGTTGTGCTGAATCTTGTCAGCGAATGGCAATGGCAACTGCATAA
- the groL gene encoding chaperonin GroEL (60 kDa chaperone family; promotes refolding of misfolded polypeptides especially under stressful conditions; forms two stacked rings of heptamers to form a barrel-shaped 14mer; ends can be capped by GroES; misfolded proteins enter the barrel where they are refolded when GroES binds) codes for MAKQIIYNEEARRALEKGMDILSEAVAITLGPKGRNVVLEKKFGAPQIVNDGITIAKEIELEDHVENTGVSLIRQAAAKTNDVAGDGTTTAVVLASAMVREGMRNVAAGANAIALRRGIDKATHFLVEKIAEHARPVEESKAIAQVAAISAGNDEEVGQMIANAMEKVGKEGVISLEEGKSMTTELEITEGMRFDKGYISPYFVTDPERMEAVFDEPYILLTDKKITLVQDLVSILEQVARAGKPMLIVAEDIEKEALATLVVNRLRGVLNVAAVKAPGFGDRRKAMLEDIAILTGGQLITEEAGLKLENANLDMLGRARRITITKDHTTIVAEGNEKAVKARIEQIRRQIDETESSYDKEKLQERLAKLAGGVAVIKVGAATETEMKDKKLRLEDAINATKAAVEEGIVPGGGTTLLHLAPQLEEWAAEHVSGDELIGAMIVARALYAPLRRIADNAGQNGAVVAERVKEKPFDIGFDAVKNEFVDMFEAGIVDPAKVTRSALQNAASIAGMVLTTECIVVDKPEPKAKAGAGAGMGGEFDY; via the coding sequence ATGGCTAAACAAATAATTTACAACGAAGAGGCTCGTCGTGCTTTGGAAAAGGGTATGGACATTTTGTCTGAAGCAGTAGCCATTACTCTTGGCCCCAAAGGTCGTAACGTAGTACTAGAGAAGAAGTTTGGTGCTCCTCAGATTGTTAATGATGGCATCACCATTGCTAAAGAAATTGAGTTAGAAGACCATGTAGAAAACACTGGTGTCTCTCTCATTCGTCAAGCGGCGGCTAAAACTAATGATGTTGCTGGTGATGGAACAACAACGGCGGTTGTCCTAGCTAGCGCGATGGTTCGAGAAGGAATGCGGAACGTAGCCGCAGGTGCAAACGCTATTGCCCTGAGGCGGGGAATTGATAAGGCAACCCACTTCCTAGTAGAAAAAATTGCCGAACATGCCCGTCCGGTGGAAGAGTCCAAAGCCATTGCCCAAGTTGCTGCCATTTCGGCTGGTAATGACGAAGAAGTTGGTCAGATGATTGCTAACGCGATGGAAAAGGTGGGCAAGGAAGGCGTAATTTCCCTGGAAGAAGGGAAGTCTATGACCACCGAACTAGAAATCACTGAAGGGATGCGCTTTGATAAAGGCTACATCTCTCCATACTTTGTTACCGATCCAGAACGGATGGAAGCAGTTTTCGATGAGCCTTACATACTGCTGACTGATAAAAAAATTACTTTAGTACAAGACTTGGTATCAATACTTGAGCAAGTGGCTCGTGCTGGCAAGCCCATGCTGATTGTTGCTGAAGACATCGAGAAAGAAGCTTTAGCAACTCTAGTAGTCAACCGATTGCGGGGCGTACTGAATGTTGCTGCTGTCAAGGCTCCTGGTTTTGGCGATCGCCGCAAAGCGATGCTAGAAGACATCGCCATCCTCACTGGCGGTCAACTGATTACCGAAGAAGCTGGCCTGAAGTTGGAAAACGCCAACTTAGATATGCTGGGCAGAGCTAGACGCATCACCATTACCAAGGATCACACCACGATTGTTGCTGAAGGCAACGAAAAAGCTGTGAAGGCTCGAATTGAGCAAATTCGCCGTCAAATAGATGAAACTGAGTCTTCCTACGACAAAGAGAAGTTGCAAGAGCGTCTTGCAAAACTAGCTGGTGGTGTAGCTGTGATCAAGGTGGGTGCTGCTACGGAAACGGAAATGAAAGACAAGAAGCTGCGCCTGGAAGATGCCATCAACGCAACTAAAGCAGCAGTGGAAGAAGGTATTGTTCCTGGTGGTGGCACTACTCTGTTACACCTAGCTCCACAATTGGAGGAGTGGGCAGCTGAACATGTAAGTGGTGATGAGCTAATCGGTGCGATGATTGTTGCCCGTGCGCTTTATGCTCCGCTGCGGCGAATTGCTGATAATGCTGGTCAAAATGGCGCTGTGGTTGCTGAACGAGTCAAGGAAAAACCATTTGATATCGGCTTCGATGCAGTCAAGAATGAGTTTGTTGATATGTTTGAAGCTGGTATCGTTGACCCTGCTAAAGTTACCCGTTCTGCTCTGCAAAATGCCGCTTCGATCGCAGGTATGGTGCTGACAACCGAGTGCATTGTGGTTGACAAGCCGGAACCTAAAGCAAAAGCTGGTGCTGGTGCTGGCATGGGTGGTGAGTTTGACTACTAA
- the groES gene encoding co-chaperone GroES → MTKVSLSVSTVKPLGDRVFIKVAESEEKTPGGILLPDTAKEKPQVGEVVAVGPGKWNEDGSRQTMDVKVGDKVLYSKYAGTDIKIGTEDYVLVTEKDVLATLT, encoded by the coding sequence ATGACAAAAGTATCTCTGAGCGTTTCTACAGTCAAACCACTTGGCGATCGTGTCTTCATTAAAGTTGCTGAATCAGAAGAGAAGACCCCTGGTGGAATTCTCCTTCCTGACACAGCCAAAGAAAAACCCCAAGTTGGAGAAGTTGTGGCTGTTGGCCCTGGCAAGTGGAATGAAGATGGCTCACGTCAGACAATGGATGTGAAGGTGGGCGATAAAGTTCTCTATTCCAAGTATGCTGGGACGGACATCAAAATCGGTACTGAAGATTACGTACTAGTGACGGAAAAAGATGTCCTGGCGACGCTTACTTAG
- the atpH gene encoding ATP synthase F1 subunit delta produces MRHSVISTKIVKPYAEALMSVAVNHGLIERINQDVSFLLDLLEESKQLNDFLANPLIKAEAKKTVLQQITATQVHPYVLNFLMLLVDRRRISWLQGICQQYQALLREFNRIVLAEAIAATELTEEQKEAIAQKVKQMTGAKQVELKTRIDPDLLGGLIVKVGSRVIDLSLRGQLRRLANSLMK; encoded by the coding sequence ATGAGACACAGCGTTATTAGTACTAAAATTGTCAAACCCTATGCCGAAGCATTGATGTCTGTAGCTGTGAATCACGGTTTGATAGAGCGAATTAACCAAGATGTTAGCTTTTTACTGGACTTACTGGAGGAATCCAAACAGTTAAATGATTTCTTAGCCAATCCGCTCATCAAGGCTGAAGCAAAGAAGACTGTACTCCAGCAGATTACAGCAACCCAGGTTCATCCCTACGTTCTCAATTTTTTAATGCTTTTAGTAGACCGTCGCCGGATCTCGTGGTTACAAGGGATTTGTCAGCAGTATCAAGCTTTGTTGCGTGAATTCAATCGGATCGTGCTAGCTGAGGCGATCGCAGCCACTGAACTTACAGAAGAACAAAAAGAAGCGATCGCCCAAAAAGTCAAACAGATGACAGGAGCTAAACAAGTTGAACTCAAAACCCGTATTGATCCGGATCTGCTTGGTGGTTTAATTGTTAAAGTTGGCTCTCGGGTAATTGACCTTAGCCTCCGAGGTCAACTTCGTCGGCTGGCAAATTCTTTGATGAAATAA
- a CDS encoding AEC family transporter: MFDSLLRAYAPLFIWISLGIILFRFIPTSFSTRLGIVLYWVGVPLQSFMFGRRTELGGETLLIPLVVVEASLLSMGLALLSWWGWQKFNYYNAQELPKQQISLERSLDAGAGAIFQTALQEQHVTRSRFGSFILAAMLGNTGFIGMTLADVLIDPLYLDWAIIYNVSGIITYSLAVFIASYFGQSKTQHPLWNSLRDVLTVPSQWAFFVGLLSQDMELPLIVESGLQAMIWVVFASALLLLGLRLGSIKCWPSLELALIPAMLKVLVIPAMVGLTATCLGLTGEPRLVLVMMAGVPTGLVTLILAEVYDLDRELLIGSITLTLVGVLVILPVWVTWLN, from the coding sequence ATGTTTGACTCTTTATTACGGGCTTACGCTCCTTTATTTATATGGATAAGTTTAGGAATAATATTGTTTCGGTTTATACCAACCAGTTTCTCTACACGGCTTGGTATTGTACTTTACTGGGTTGGGGTTCCACTACAATCTTTCATGTTCGGGCGTCGAACGGAACTAGGCGGGGAAACACTGCTGATTCCCTTGGTTGTTGTGGAAGCCTCGCTGCTAAGTATGGGTTTAGCACTACTGAGTTGGTGGGGATGGCAAAAGTTTAATTACTACAATGCACAAGAGCTACCCAAGCAGCAAATTTCCCTAGAGCGATCGCTTGATGCCGGAGCAGGTGCTATTTTTCAAACCGCACTCCAAGAGCAACATGTCACGCGATCGCGCTTTGGCAGCTTTATCTTAGCTGCCATGCTTGGTAATACAGGCTTTATCGGGATGACATTAGCAGACGTCCTTATCGATCCCCTTTATTTGGACTGGGCAATTATATACAACGTTTCTGGTATCATCACCTACAGTCTAGCTGTGTTCATCGCTAGCTATTTTGGACAAAGTAAAACACAACATCCTTTGTGGAATTCATTACGAGATGTTCTGACAGTTCCTAGCCAGTGGGCTTTTTTCGTTGGCTTGCTCAGCCAAGATATGGAATTGCCTTTAATTGTCGAGTCAGGATTGCAGGCAATGATTTGGGTCGTCTTTGCTAGTGCTTTGTTGCTGCTTGGCCTTCGTCTTGGCTCCATCAAATGCTGGCCAAGTTTGGAACTCGCCCTAATTCCGGCAATGTTAAAAGTTTTAGTCATCCCCGCAATGGTGGGGTTAACTGCTACCTGTCTAGGATTAACAGGTGAGCCACGCCTGGTATTAGTAATGATGGCAGGAGTTCCCACAGGACTGGTGACGCTAATCTTAGCCGAGGTGTATGACCTAGACCGAGAGTTGCTGATCGGTAGTATTACTCTGACTTTAGTAGGGGTATTGGTAATTCTGCCTGTGTGGGTGACTTGGTTGAACTAA
- a CDS encoding HhoA/HhoB/HtrA family serine endopeptidase yields MTASDQRFSPLRQVGSHALAVILSIALTLTTLRAFPALLLPNSQPQSSEFRSVTPTNVSVALDSDHSFVVAAVNRVGPTVVRIDTERTIAREFPNPFFDDPFFRRFFGEDIFPRLPREYHLQGLGSGFIIDRNGIILTNAHVVSGADTVKVTLRDGRTFRGDVRGIDEPSDLAVVKIEGQNLPVAPLGNSSDVQVGDWAIALGNPLGLDNTVTLGIISTLNRSSTQVGIPDKRLDFIQTDAAINPGNSGGPLLNARGEVIGINTAIRAEAQGIGFAIPIDKAKAIKDRLARGEKIPHPYIGIRMLTLTPELAKQSNRDPNAPFTVPEINGVLVAEVMPNSPAASAGLRRGDVILEIDGNPIASADQLQNAVENSQIGQPLRLKVQRGKQTLQLTVRPGELQDAAP; encoded by the coding sequence ATGACAGCTTCCGATCAACGTTTTTCACCTCTGCGTCAAGTTGGCAGCCATGCTCTTGCTGTTATCTTGAGTATTGCCTTAACCTTGACTACCCTACGGGCATTTCCGGCTCTATTGCTTCCCAACTCCCAACCTCAAAGTTCTGAGTTTCGGTCAGTTACACCTACTAATGTGTCAGTAGCACTCGATAGTGACCACAGCTTTGTTGTTGCTGCTGTGAATCGAGTTGGGCCTACAGTTGTACGGATTGATACTGAGCGTACCATTGCTAGAGAATTCCCCAACCCTTTCTTTGATGATCCCTTCTTTCGCAGATTTTTTGGCGAAGACATTTTTCCTAGATTACCGCGAGAGTATCACCTACAAGGGCTGGGTTCGGGTTTTATTATTGATCGCAATGGCATAATTCTCACTAATGCTCATGTTGTTAGTGGTGCTGACACTGTAAAAGTCACCCTTAGAGATGGGCGCACATTTAGAGGGGACGTGCGGGGAATTGATGAACCTTCAGACCTGGCGGTGGTCAAAATTGAGGGACAAAACCTACCCGTAGCTCCCTTGGGAAACTCCAGCGATGTGCAGGTAGGAGACTGGGCGATCGCACTCGGTAATCCATTAGGTCTAGATAATACTGTAACTTTAGGAATTATCAGTACTCTTAACCGTTCCAGTACCCAAGTAGGCATTCCTGACAAACGGCTAGACTTTATTCAAACTGATGCTGCTATCAATCCTGGTAACTCCGGCGGCCCGTTGTTAAACGCTCGTGGCGAAGTCATCGGTATTAACACCGCGATTCGCGCTGAAGCTCAAGGAATCGGGTTTGCGATTCCTATTGACAAAGCCAAGGCAATCAAAGATAGACTGGCTCGTGGTGAAAAAATTCCACACCCATACATCGGTATTCGGATGCTAACTCTGACGCCAGAGTTAGCGAAACAATCCAATCGTGACCCAAACGCACCATTCACTGTACCGGAAATTAATGGGGTGCTTGTTGCAGAAGTTATGCCCAATAGCCCAGCAGCATCTGCTGGTTTGCGCCGAGGCGATGTCATCCTAGAAATAGATGGCAATCCGATCGCCTCTGCTGACCAATTGCAAAACGCAGTGGAAAATAGCCAAATTGGTCAACCATTGCGGTTGAAAGTGCAGCGGGGCAAACAAACATTGCAGTTAACGGTGCGTCCAGGAGAATTACAGGATGCTGCTCCTTAG
- a CDS encoding DUF4383 domain-containing protein — translation MGARYFALISGIVYILLGIFGFIPGMVATPGTGGPEVLFKAGYGYLLEAFPINFLHNIVHIAVGIWGLVSYRNYIRARTYGRGLAIFYGVLAIMGLLPYFNTVFGLIPIFGNNVWLHAITAAIAAYFGFKPPTAAELREHEREVVTGRSRNRL, via the coding sequence ATGGGAGCGCGCTACTTTGCCCTGATTAGCGGTATTGTATATATATTACTTGGTATTTTCGGCTTTATACCAGGTATGGTGGCAACGCCCGGTACTGGTGGACCTGAAGTTCTTTTTAAGGCTGGATATGGTTATCTGCTAGAAGCATTCCCCATCAATTTTCTCCATAACATTGTGCATATAGCTGTCGGTATTTGGGGATTGGTTTCGTACCGCAACTACATCAGAGCACGGACTTATGGACGCGGTTTGGCAATCTTTTATGGAGTGCTGGCAATTATGGGATTGTTGCCATATTTCAATACGGTGTTTGGCCTAATTCCGATCTTTGGTAACAATGTTTGGCTCCATGCGATCACAGCAGCGATCGCCGCCTATTTTGGATTTAAACCACCCACTGCGGCAGAACTGCGAGAGCACGAACGCGAAGTGGTAACTGGTCGCTCACGTAACCGCTTGTAA
- a CDS encoding phosphate-starvation-inducible PsiE family protein: MFKIWNNSPSHWKTLVSREQIVHYLETVQDLIVILLCIGMFSIMLIRMGELFFSLMHPLQFQAVTSDILFLLILVELFRLLIIYLQERRISVGVAVEVSIVSALREVILRGIVEIPSGQLWAICGFLAVLGGLLIIRALQARIFKTVGYSENNPRL, from the coding sequence ATGTTTAAAATCTGGAATAACTCACCTAGTCACTGGAAAACGCTAGTAAGTCGAGAACAGATTGTTCATTACCTTGAAACTGTCCAGGACTTGATTGTGATACTACTGTGCATTGGTATGTTTAGTATCATGCTCATCCGGATGGGGGAATTATTCTTCTCCCTCATGCATCCCCTTCAGTTTCAAGCAGTCACCTCCGATATTTTATTTCTATTGATTTTGGTTGAATTATTCCGACTATTAATCATCTACCTCCAGGAACGTCGTATCTCGGTTGGTGTGGCTGTCGAAGTGTCAATTGTCTCCGCCTTGCGAGAAGTCATCTTACGAGGCATTGTAGAAATCCCTAGTGGTCAGCTTTGGGCTATTTGTGGATTTTTGGCTGTTCTGGGAGGACTGCTAATTATTCGTGCCCTCCAAGCGCGTATCTTCAAAACGGTTGGCTATTCAGAAAACAACCCGCGTCTCTAG
- a CDS encoding PRC-barrel domain-containing protein, giving the protein MINVVRRSQILGLMTMDSGSATRFDAVEEVWIDDRGRVTYLSGSQGYTPLEQVSVIGPDAVLTYSSTVVSQPTNLHRLYQLPVRSPMSDSLGWIEDFLFDWETGDIAAYILGGDIATSFGERAVLYPEDVEVIDAEAVVVREGAKERLKSESEGLKGFISEKSQQVRNLVKTMSDRLKSIVSPQDKPEVVRVKIKEVHDELEASGKHDKNILQQATQFLLAEWESFQESAHRAGDRVKHALDSAWKHLTKKQA; this is encoded by the coding sequence ATGATTAATGTTGTACGTCGTAGCCAAATCCTCGGTTTAATGACAATGGACAGTGGTAGTGCAACTCGATTTGACGCTGTAGAAGAGGTTTGGATAGATGATAGAGGACGGGTAACTTACTTAAGCGGAAGCCAAGGATATACACCCCTGGAGCAAGTGTCTGTAATTGGTCCTGATGCGGTATTAACTTACAGCTCTACTGTTGTGTCTCAACCTACAAATCTCCATCGTTTGTACCAATTGCCAGTCCGCTCCCCAATGTCTGACTCTTTGGGATGGATAGAAGATTTTCTCTTTGATTGGGAAACTGGTGACATTGCTGCCTATATCTTGGGTGGAGATATTGCCACTTCTTTTGGTGAACGGGCAGTGCTGTATCCAGAAGATGTGGAAGTAATTGACGCAGAAGCGGTAGTAGTGCGAGAAGGAGCAAAAGAGCGCCTGAAGAGTGAATCAGAGGGACTCAAAGGCTTTATTAGCGAGAAGTCGCAGCAGGTGAGAAACTTGGTGAAAACAATGAGCGATCGCCTCAAATCCATAGTTTCACCCCAGGATAAGCCAGAAGTAGTGCGAGTGAAGATTAAAGAAGTGCATGACGAGCTAGAAGCTTCTGGCAAGCACGACAAAAACATCCTGCAACAAGCTACACAGTTTTTGCTTGCGGAGTGGGAAAGTTTTCAGGAATCAGCACATCGAGCAGGCGATCGCGTCAAACACGCCCTTGATTCTGCTTGGAAACACTTGACGAAAAAGCAAGCCTAA
- the dnaK gene encoding molecular chaperone DnaK codes for MAKVVGIDLGTTNSCVAVMEGGQPVVIPNAEGQRVTPSVVAYTKAGDRLVGQIARRQAVMNPENTFYSVKRFIGRKYDEVTHEATEVSYKILRDSNGNVKLNCPGTGQQFAPEEISAQVLRKLADDASKYLGEKVTQAVITVPAYFNDSQRQATKDAGKIAGLEVLRIINEPTAAALAYGLDKKTNETILVFDLGGGTFDVSILEVGDGVFEVKATSGDTHLGGDDFDKKIVDWLADEFKRNEGIDLRKDRQALQRLTEAAEKAKIELSSATQTNINLPFITATQEGPKHLDMTLTRAKFEEMCSDLLDRCRKPVQQALNDAKLSTSDIDEVVLVGGSTRIPAVQQLVRQMTGKEPCQGVNPDEVVAVGAAIQAGVLSGEVKDILLLDVTPLSLGVETLGGVMTKIISRNTTIPVKKSEIFSTAADGQTNVEIHVLQGERELAKDNKSLGTFRLDGIPPAPRGVPQIEVTFDIDANGILSVTARDKATGKQQSISITGASTLDKRDVERMVRDAEAHAEEDRRRREQIDTKNNADSLTYQAEKQLKDLGDKVSAADKSRVERLLADLRDAINQENYDRIKSLTSELQQALMQVGSAVYAQAGGTTGTASSSGRSGDDVIDADFVENK; via the coding sequence ATGGCAAAAGTAGTTGGAATTGACTTAGGAACGACAAACTCTTGCGTTGCTGTCATGGAAGGAGGACAACCCGTTGTTATTCCTAACGCTGAAGGACAGCGCGTTACTCCCTCCGTTGTCGCTTATACAAAGGCGGGCGATCGCTTGGTAGGTCAAATTGCCAGACGTCAAGCAGTCATGAACCCGGAAAATACTTTTTATTCAGTCAAACGCTTCATTGGGCGCAAATATGACGAAGTTACCCATGAAGCTACGGAGGTCTCCTATAAAATCCTGCGTGACAGTAATGGCAATGTCAAACTCAACTGCCCTGGTACAGGTCAACAATTTGCTCCTGAAGAAATTTCTGCTCAAGTTCTGCGGAAGCTGGCAGACGACGCTAGTAAATATTTGGGAGAAAAAGTTACCCAAGCGGTAATTACAGTTCCTGCTTACTTCAATGACTCCCAGCGACAAGCCACCAAAGACGCTGGAAAAATTGCAGGTTTAGAAGTCCTTCGCATCATCAACGAACCCACAGCCGCAGCCCTTGCCTACGGTCTAGATAAAAAAACTAACGAAACTATCTTGGTCTTTGACCTTGGTGGTGGGACATTCGATGTTTCCATTTTGGAAGTGGGTGATGGTGTCTTTGAAGTCAAAGCTACTAGCGGCGACACCCACCTAGGTGGTGACGATTTTGATAAAAAGATTGTTGATTGGCTGGCTGATGAGTTTAAGCGTAACGAAGGTATTGACCTGCGTAAAGATAGGCAAGCTTTGCAACGTCTAACCGAAGCAGCTGAGAAAGCTAAAATTGAGCTTTCCAGTGCTACCCAAACTAATATCAACCTGCCTTTCATCACTGCCACTCAAGAAGGGCCCAAACACCTGGATATGACTTTGACGCGGGCTAAATTTGAGGAGATGTGTTCAGATCTCCTAGACCGCTGTCGCAAGCCAGTGCAACAAGCTCTCAATGACGCTAAACTCTCCACCAGTGACATTGACGAGGTAGTACTGGTAGGTGGTTCTACTCGCATTCCTGCTGTGCAACAATTAGTGCGGCAGATGACAGGTAAAGAACCTTGTCAAGGCGTTAACCCCGATGAAGTCGTAGCCGTTGGTGCTGCTATTCAAGCGGGCGTTCTGTCAGGTGAAGTGAAAGATATCTTGCTGCTGGATGTGACGCCCTTGTCTTTGGGTGTGGAAACCCTTGGTGGCGTGATGACCAAGATTATTTCTCGCAACACCACCATCCCTGTGAAAAAATCCGAAATTTTCTCCACAGCGGCGGATGGACAGACAAACGTGGAAATTCACGTCCTCCAGGGTGAGCGGGAATTGGCAAAAGACAACAAGAGCTTAGGTACTTTCCGCCTCGATGGAATTCCTCCAGCTCCGCGAGGTGTACCGCAAATCGAAGTTACCTTCGACATCGACGCTAACGGCATTCTCTCTGTGACTGCGAGAGATAAGGCGACAGGTAAGCAGCAGTCAATTTCGATCACGGGTGCTTCCACCCTCGACAAGCGAGATGTAGAACGCATGGTGCGGGATGCTGAAGCTCACGCTGAGGAAGACCGTAGACGCCGTGAGCAAATCGATACTAAGAATAACGCAGATTCACTGACTTATCAAGCCGAGAAACAACTCAAAGACTTGGGTGATAAGGTAAGTGCTGCTGATAAAAGTCGAGTTGAAAGGCTGCTTGCAGATTTGCGCGATGCGATTAACCAGGAGAACTACGATCGCATCAAGTCTCTCACTTCGGAGTTACAGCAAGCCTTAATGCAAGTGGGTAGTGCCGTCTATGCCCAAGCGGGAGGCACAACTGGTACTGCTTCTAGCAGTGGCCGCAGCGGTGATGATGTGATTGATGCCGATTTTGTGGAAAACAAGTAA